Proteins encoded together in one Salarias fasciatus chromosome 17, fSalaFa1.1, whole genome shotgun sequence window:
- the LOC115404438 gene encoding peroxisome proliferator-activated receptor alpha-like isoform X1 produces the protein MAADLYSPPSPLGDSLLGSPLCGDLMEDLRDISQSIGDTLGFDFPEYQSAGPGCRSSISLDTLTPASSPSSGVCVSSSAGSEDGLGPLSLECRVCSDRASGFHYGVHACEGCKGFFRRTVRLSLEYEKCERNCKIQKKNRNKCQYCRFHKCLSVGMSHNAIRFGRMPQAEKLKLKEESKMVEKEEESPLKADHKILVKQIHEAYMKNFNMNKAKARLILTGKHGNPPFIIHDMQTFQLAEKTLAAHMVNDEEAEAESGRRAGQVIPAVTCGELQQSEAEARLFHCCQSTSVETVTELTEFAKAVPGFQSLDLNDQVTLLKYGVYEALFTLLASCMNKDGLLVARGAGFITREFLKSLRRPFSDMMEPKFQFATRFNSLELDDSDLALFVAAIICCGDRPGLVNALLVEQLQESIVQALRLHLLANHPDDTFLFPRLLQKLADLRELVTEHAQLVQEIKTTEDTSLHPLLQEIYRDMY, from the exons ATGGCGGCGGATCTCTACAGCCCCCCGTCCCCGCTGGGGGACTCCCTGCTGGGCAGCCCGCTGTGTGGAGACCTGATGGAGGACCTGCGGGACATCTCCCAGTCCATCGGGGACACGCTGGGGTTCGATTTCCCGGAGTACCAGAGCGCCGGCCCCGGCTGTAGGAGCTCCATCTCTCTGG ACACCCTGACCCCGGCCTCCAGCCCGTCCTCCGGCGTGTGCGTGTCGTCGTCGGCGGGCTCGGAGGACGGCCTCGGCCCCCTCAGCCTGGAGTGCCGGGTGTGCTCGGACAGAGCCTCGGGGTTCCACTACGGCGTGCACGCATGCGAAGGCTGCAAG GGTTTCTTCAGGCGGACCGTCAGGCTCAGTCTCGAGTACGAGAAGTGTGAACGCAACTGCAAGATCCAAAAGAAGAACCGGAACAAGTGCCAGTACTGCAGATTCCACAAGTGTCTGTCTGTTGGCATGTCCCACAACG cTATCCGGTTCGGTCGGATGCCCCAGGCGGAGAAGCTGAAGCTCAAGGAGGAgagcaagatggtggagaaagaggaggagagccctCTGAAGGCCGACCACAAGATCCTGGTCAAGCAGATCCACGAAGCCTACATGAAGAACTTCAACATGAACAAGGCCAAAGCGCGGCTGATCCTCACGGGGAAACACGGCAACCCG CCTTTCATCATCCACGACATGCAGACCTTCCAGCTGGCGGAGAAGACTTTGGCGGCCCACATGGTGAACGATGAGGAGGCGGAGGCTGAGAGCGGCCGTCGGGCCGGGCAGGTGATCCCTGCCGTGACGTGTGGGGAGCTCCAGCAGAGCGAGGCGGAAGCCAGGCTCTTCCACTGCTGCCAGAGCACCTCGGTGGAGACGGTGACCGAGCTGACGGAGTTCGCCAAGGCCGTGCCGGGTTTCCAGAGCCTGGATCTGAACGATCAG GTGACGCTCTTGAAGTACGGGGTCTACGAGGCCCTGTTCAccctcctggcctcctgcatGAACAAAGACGGCCTCCTGGTGGCGCGCGGCGCAGGCTTCATCACCCGCGAGTTCCTGAAGAGCCTCCGACGACCCTTCAGTGACATGATGGAGCCCAAGTTCCAGTTCGCAACGCGCTTCAACTCCCTGGAGCTGGACGACAGCGACCTGGCCCTGTTCGTGGCTGCTATCATCTGCTGTGGAG ACCGGCCCGGCCTGGTGAACGCTCTtctggtggagcagctgcaggagagcatCGTTCAGGCCCTGcggctccacctgctggccaACCATCCGGACGACACCTTCCTGTTTCccaggctgctgcagaaacTCGCTGACCTCCGGGAGCTGGTCACTGAGCATGCGCAGCTGGTGCAGGAAATCAAGACCACGGAGGACACGTCGCTGCACCCCCTGCTGCAGGAAATATACAGGGACATGTACTGA
- the LOC115404438 gene encoding peroxisome proliferator-activated receptor alpha-like isoform X2, translated as MITPTYVTSVLMIHSSNCRPPSPLGDSLLGSPLCGDLMEDLRDISQSIGDTLGFDFPEYQSAGPGCRSSISLDTLTPASSPSSGVCVSSSAGSEDGLGPLSLECRVCSDRASGFHYGVHACEGCKGFFRRTVRLSLEYEKCERNCKIQKKNRNKCQYCRFHKCLSVGMSHNAIRFGRMPQAEKLKLKEESKMVEKEEESPLKADHKILVKQIHEAYMKNFNMNKAKARLILTGKHGNPPFIIHDMQTFQLAEKTLAAHMVNDEEAEAESGRRAGQVIPAVTCGELQQSEAEARLFHCCQSTSVETVTELTEFAKAVPGFQSLDLNDQVTLLKYGVYEALFTLLASCMNKDGLLVARGAGFITREFLKSLRRPFSDMMEPKFQFATRFNSLELDDSDLALFVAAIICCGDRPGLVNALLVEQLQESIVQALRLHLLANHPDDTFLFPRLLQKLADLRELVTEHAQLVQEIKTTEDTSLHPLLQEIYRDMY; from the exons GCCCCCCGTCCCCGCTGGGGGACTCCCTGCTGGGCAGCCCGCTGTGTGGAGACCTGATGGAGGACCTGCGGGACATCTCCCAGTCCATCGGGGACACGCTGGGGTTCGATTTCCCGGAGTACCAGAGCGCCGGCCCCGGCTGTAGGAGCTCCATCTCTCTGG ACACCCTGACCCCGGCCTCCAGCCCGTCCTCCGGCGTGTGCGTGTCGTCGTCGGCGGGCTCGGAGGACGGCCTCGGCCCCCTCAGCCTGGAGTGCCGGGTGTGCTCGGACAGAGCCTCGGGGTTCCACTACGGCGTGCACGCATGCGAAGGCTGCAAG GGTTTCTTCAGGCGGACCGTCAGGCTCAGTCTCGAGTACGAGAAGTGTGAACGCAACTGCAAGATCCAAAAGAAGAACCGGAACAAGTGCCAGTACTGCAGATTCCACAAGTGTCTGTCTGTTGGCATGTCCCACAACG cTATCCGGTTCGGTCGGATGCCCCAGGCGGAGAAGCTGAAGCTCAAGGAGGAgagcaagatggtggagaaagaggaggagagccctCTGAAGGCCGACCACAAGATCCTGGTCAAGCAGATCCACGAAGCCTACATGAAGAACTTCAACATGAACAAGGCCAAAGCGCGGCTGATCCTCACGGGGAAACACGGCAACCCG CCTTTCATCATCCACGACATGCAGACCTTCCAGCTGGCGGAGAAGACTTTGGCGGCCCACATGGTGAACGATGAGGAGGCGGAGGCTGAGAGCGGCCGTCGGGCCGGGCAGGTGATCCCTGCCGTGACGTGTGGGGAGCTCCAGCAGAGCGAGGCGGAAGCCAGGCTCTTCCACTGCTGCCAGAGCACCTCGGTGGAGACGGTGACCGAGCTGACGGAGTTCGCCAAGGCCGTGCCGGGTTTCCAGAGCCTGGATCTGAACGATCAG GTGACGCTCTTGAAGTACGGGGTCTACGAGGCCCTGTTCAccctcctggcctcctgcatGAACAAAGACGGCCTCCTGGTGGCGCGCGGCGCAGGCTTCATCACCCGCGAGTTCCTGAAGAGCCTCCGACGACCCTTCAGTGACATGATGGAGCCCAAGTTCCAGTTCGCAACGCGCTTCAACTCCCTGGAGCTGGACGACAGCGACCTGGCCCTGTTCGTGGCTGCTATCATCTGCTGTGGAG ACCGGCCCGGCCTGGTGAACGCTCTtctggtggagcagctgcaggagagcatCGTTCAGGCCCTGcggctccacctgctggccaACCATCCGGACGACACCTTCCTGTTTCccaggctgctgcagaaacTCGCTGACCTCCGGGAGCTGGTCACTGAGCATGCGCAGCTGGTGCAGGAAATCAAGACCACGGAGGACACGTCGCTGCACCCCCTGCTGCAGGAAATATACAGGGACATGTACTGA
- the LOC115404455 gene encoding LOW QUALITY PROTEIN: cysteine-rich DPF motif domain-containing protein 1-like (The sequence of the model RefSeq protein was modified relative to this genomic sequence to represent the inferred CDS: deleted 1 base in 1 codon), with translation MDQTTTEIPPKIFSCQLCGLSSPFVYYGQKPPNTRAIVLLEECFVTKDPFSPEREKFLVLGSTCSLCSLCVCVASDCSLFYTKRFWCMRCVNKHLDQFPHQIQAELAKKKQQSSKAAVS, from the exons ATGGATCAAACAACGACTGAAATCCCTCCAAAAATATTTAGTTGCCAGCTGTGTGGTTTAAGTAGCCCTTTTGTTTACTACGGCCAGAAACCGCCCAACACCAGAGCTATTGT GTTGCTTGAGGAGTGTTTTGTGACCAAAGACCCCTTCAGCCCGGAGAGGGAGAAGTTCCTGGTTCTGGGATCGACGTGCAGTCTGTGcagcctgtgtgtctgtgtcgcATCG GACTGCAGTCTCTTCTACACCAAGAGGTTC TGGTGCATGCGGTGTGTGAACAAGCACTTGGACCAGTTCCCTCATCAGATTCAGGCTGAGCTTgcgaagaagaagcagcagagctccaAGGCCGCTGTCTCGTGA
- the LOC115404450 gene encoding cyclin-dependent kinase inhibitor 1B-like gives MCNKMSDVRLSNASPTLERVDARQADSSRPSVRRNLFGTPDPEEIRRYVAATLQEDVRGFRETYNFDPVEERPLSPRNYEWEEDRDPPEFYLRPPHGSQRDAAGEEGDRRGDRRASRKRRSEGSGSCSGDCQSKVLHADEDDDEEGPDGAGSAAAERSPGRPARSAEEAH, from the exons ATGTGCAACAAAATGTCAGATGTTCGCCTCTCCAACGCGAGCCCGACCCTGGAGCGGGTGGATGCGCGTCAGGCGGACAGCTCCAGACCGTCGGTGCGCAGAAACCTTTTCGGTACACCTGACCCGGAGGAGATACGGAGGTACGTGGCCGCGACGCTGCAGGAGGACGTGCGGGGCTTTCGGGAGACGTACAACTTCGACCCGGTGGAGGAGAGACCGCTCAGTCCGCGGAATTACGAGTGGGAGGAGGACCGCGACCCGCCGGAGTTTTACCTCAGACCGCCTCACGGGAGCCAGCGGGACGCCGCCGGGGAGGAGGGGGATCGCCGGGGGGACAGACGAGCCTCGAGGAAGAGACGATCGGAGGGTTCAG GCTCTTGCTCCGGGGACTGTCAGAGCAAAGTGTTGCACGCTGACGAAGACGACGATGAAGAAGGGCCGGACGGTGCAGGAAGTGCGGCTGCGGAGCGGAGCCCCGGCAGGCCGGCGCGCAGCGCGGAGGAGGCGCACTGA